In the genome of Planctomycetota bacterium, the window GGCGCGCGAGGCCGTCGCCGACCACGAGAGCCAACTCGTCTCCGCCCGGGCCAACCTGGACCTCCAGCAGCGTCAACTGACGCTCTTGCGGGCCGAAACCGCCACCGCCCGCCGGAGCCTCGAGGAACTCTCCGGCGCGGCGCCCCCCTGGGTGAACGCACGCCGGGCCGATGCGCTCCTTCAGGAGTGGCAGAATCTGGCCGCCGAAGTCGGCCTGACCCTCCAGTCCGTCACCCGGGAGAGCCAGGCCGCCCTGCGTCTCGACACCGGGGCGGCGCACGTTTTTTCCGTCGCCGTACGCCTGGAGGTCCGCGGACCGTACGCCAACGTGATGGCCCTCCTGGACCGCCTGGACGACGGAACGCATGCCGTCGGTCTCGAGGAACTCGACTTCCGCGTCGGCGAGAAACCGCCTTTCGACCTCGCCGTGATTCTCGTCGTGCGTCTCGGCCTCACAGACGAGGAGGCGCCGCATGCGGGAACTTAGCCTCATTGCTGCGATCGTGGCCATCCTCGCCGCGACGATCGTCCTGGCGCAGGAGGAACTGA includes:
- the gspM gene encoding type II secretion system protein GspM translates to MILQYLVRRNRRERGLLGLTVLVLAVVACYVATIGPAREAVADHESQLVSARANLDLQQRQLTLLRAETATARRSLEELSGAAPPWVNARRADALLQEWQNLAAEVGLTLQSVTRESQAALRLDTGAAHVFSVAVRLEVRGPYANVMALLDRLDDGTHAVGLEELDFRVGEKPPFDLAVILVVRLGLTDEEAPHAGT